The genome window ATTTGAGCTACTTCTAACTCCGCACCAAAAACCGGCAAATCAGCAACAGGTATTTTTTTAAAAAATTCACGAACTTCTTCAGGCGTTATTTCAACCTTATCGATTATCTTTTTCGTCATTTCACCAGTAAGCTTCTGCTCTTTTAGTACATCAAAGAAATATGTTCTAAATTCTTCTTCCGAATCCTTTTGATAATACTGAACCAGCTTATCCATTGTTCCAACCTGCTGAAGCATATAAGATAATCTTTCATCCATCATACCTTTTACTTCGGCATCACTTACTATAATACTGTCCTGAACTGCTTGATGAGCATACAATTTCTGTTCCAATAACGTCCCCAAAACCTGACATCTCGTTACATCCGAGATAGATCCTCCTTGACTTTTAATTTCCAAAAAACCTTTGTCAATATCAGAATCTAATATAATATAATCTCCAACGGTTGCAACTACTCCGTCTACTTTAAGTTTTTTTGTTGAAACCACAGGTGCTTTTGCTGTCTTAGGAACAACAGTATCTTTTATAATCTCCTGAGCATTTACAAAAGTTAAAGAAAAAAACAAAAGAAAAAAAGACAGCATAACTTTAGTAGTTATGGATTTCATTTGTACAATTTTTAAAGGCATTTTTTATTTTTTATATTATTATTATCTCAAAAAAATCTATTTTAAAAAATGCATTTCTCTTAAATACAATCTTTTAAAAAACAAGAAATTGTTCACTTTAAAGTCCGAAAAATCAAAACGTAATAATTCGGCAAAAAACTTACAATTATCTCAACATATAACGAACAAAAATAACAATTCGAATGCATTAAACAAGTTTCCTCAGTACTATTAACAAAAAATTATTAAGTTCCACAGCCTGCTTATATTATTTATGCAAAATCAAAAAAATTATAGCCCTAATTTAATTCCCCAAACCAATACCTACGCACAACTTACTACAGCATAACTAAAGATTTGACAGCAATGGCAGACTTTAATCCAAATTACTATTTTTTAGAAGCATCAGCAACTGGCATTTCAAAAAAAAATAGTTCTTACTCTAAACTTTAACTTTGTTTAAAAAAAAGGATATTGTTTCAATCAGGATTAAAGAGAAACATAATTCTTTCTTACCATCATTTACAATTACAATCGAATTCAGATCTATATTATATCCAGAAATTTAATCCATTTCATATAACTATATATTTTTTTTAAATAGCATATATAAATAGTACTTTTGCAGACAATTGATATATAAATATGAGTTTTTTAAAAGAAATAGAAAGAAGACGCACATTTGGGATTATCTCACATCCCGATGCCGGAAAAACCACACTGACAGAAAAATTGCTGCTTTTTGGAGGAGCAATTCAAGAAGCTGGTGCAGTAAAAAACAATAAAATAAAAAAAGGAGCTACGAGTGACTTCATGGAAATTGAGCGTCAGAGAGGAATTTCTGTATCTACATCCGTATTAGCCTTCAACTATAAAGAGAAAAAAATAAACATTCTCGACACTCCAGGTCACAAGGATTTTGCCGAAGATACTTTTAGAACCTTAACAGCAGTTGACAGTGTAATTGTTGTTATTGACGTCGCAAAAGGGGTTGAAGAGCAGACCGAAAAACTGGTTGCTGTCTGCAGAATGCGAAAAATTCCAATTATTGTTTTCATTAATAAATTAGACCGTGAGGGAAAAGACGCTTTTGACTTAATGGACGAGGTGGAACAAAAACTTGGATTGACAGTTACTCCCCTAAGTTTTCCAATTGGCATGGGATATGATTTTCAGGGAATTTACAATCTTTGGGAACAGAATATTAACTTATTTAGCGGTGACAGCCGTAAAAATATTGAAGAAACAATTGCGTTCTCTGATGTACAAAGTCCTGAATTAGAGAAAATAATCGGACCTAAACCTGCAGATCGTTTGCGTGAAGAACTAGAATTAATTGACGAAGTATATCCAAAATTTGATCGTCAGGATTATTTGGATGGAAAATTACAGCCAGTTTTTTTCGGATCCGCTTTAAACAATTTTGGGGTTAGAGAATTATTAGATTGCTTTGTAAACATTGCACCGTCGCCAAGACCAAAAGATTCGGAGACTAGATTGGTAGATCCAAAAGAAGAAAAAATGTCTGGATTTGTTTTTAAAATCCACGCGAATATGGATCCTAAACACAGAGACCGATTAGCTTTTATAAAAATCGTTTCTGGAACTTTTGAAAGAAACAAACCTTATTATCACGTACGTCAAAAAAAGAATTTAAAATTCTCAAGTCCAAATGCTTTTTTTGCTGAAAAAAAGGAAATCGTAGACATCTCCTATCCAGGTGATATTGTTGGATTACACGATACTGGAAATTTTAAAATTGGTGATACTTTAACCGAGGGTGAAGTAATGAGTTTCAAAGGAATTCCAAGTTTCTCTCCAGAACACTTTAGATACATAAACAATGCTGACCCGATGAAAGCCAAACAGCTGGATAAAGGAGTTGACCAATTAATGGACGAAGGAGTTGCCCAATTATTTACTTTAGAAATGAATAACCGAAAAGTAATTGGTACAGTTGGTGCATTACAATATGAAGTTATTCAATACCGTCTAGAACATGAATATGGTGCAAAATGTACTTATGAAAACTTTCCTGTTCACAAGGCCTGCTGGGTAAAACCAGACGATGCTAAAAACGAAGAATTTAAAGAATTCAAACGTATCAAACAGAAATTTTTAGCAAAAGACAAATACAATCAATTGGTTTTCCTTGCCGATTCTGATTTTACCATTCAGATGACACAAAGCAAATACCCAAGTGTAAAACTATTTTTCACTTCAGAATTTGATTAAATCATAAAAAAATAGACAAAAAAAACGCCAATTTTTAATTGGCGTTTTTTATATATACAAATTAAATTCAACCTTAAATACTCGCTAGCAAGATTTAATATTTAGTGCTTTTTTCAAAAGCGTTTT of Flavobacterium marginilacus contains these proteins:
- a CDS encoding peptide chain release factor 3; protein product: MSFLKEIERRRTFGIISHPDAGKTTLTEKLLLFGGAIQEAGAVKNNKIKKGATSDFMEIERQRGISVSTSVLAFNYKEKKINILDTPGHKDFAEDTFRTLTAVDSVIVVIDVAKGVEEQTEKLVAVCRMRKIPIIVFINKLDREGKDAFDLMDEVEQKLGLTVTPLSFPIGMGYDFQGIYNLWEQNINLFSGDSRKNIEETIAFSDVQSPELEKIIGPKPADRLREELELIDEVYPKFDRQDYLDGKLQPVFFGSALNNFGVRELLDCFVNIAPSPRPKDSETRLVDPKEEKMSGFVFKIHANMDPKHRDRLAFIKIVSGTFERNKPYYHVRQKKNLKFSSPNAFFAEKKEIVDISYPGDIVGLHDTGNFKIGDTLTEGEVMSFKGIPSFSPEHFRYINNADPMKAKQLDKGVDQLMDEGVAQLFTLEMNNRKVIGTVGALQYEVIQYRLEHEYGAKCTYENFPVHKACWVKPDDAKNEEFKEFKRIKQKFLAKDKYNQLVFLADSDFTIQMTQSKYPSVKLFFTSEFD